In Arvicanthis niloticus isolate mArvNil1 chromosome 16, mArvNil1.pat.X, whole genome shotgun sequence, the sequence GGTGATgggtctgagttcagtccctagaatcaaaacaaaatctttgtggtgtgtgtgcatgtgtgtatgtacagatgagtatatgtatgaatttatgtgcatgtatatgtatatttgtgtgtgagagaatgtgtATGAGTTTGAGTGTACATGTggcaggggaagacagaagaattgtgagtgtgtgtgacacaGTCTAGCTGTGAAGTGCATGCTGGCCTCAAGTTTATGACTCACTGGCCATATCCTCTTAGGGGTTGGAATTCACACCACACCGTGCACAGTTCTCTTACTGTAAGGCttactatattatataatacgTGGTTTTAGTGTACTGATTACTAAAGTCCTTGCTTTATTATAATAGATGGTGACCCAGAGTTTTACTCTGTTAGATACTGCTGCATGTCAGGGAACTGAGACTGCTTTGGTGTGGTTGGCACTTGGCACTCTGTCTTCAGTCTGTGTCACAGTGGTCTTCCGTCCCTACCGTAAGCTCCTATGGCCTTGACAGTTTTTACTCAGATCCCAGGTGTACCACAAACAAACCTTTAATTCTCCCTTCCTAGCGTTCatagcttttaaaattaatagtaaTTGAGAATGTATTTAATGCCAGTGAGTCTACTTTACCATGGTTAGAATTTCATCTTCCATGTCTGGCCACAGTTAGAAGGTGATGCTGCTGctgagtttatttcctgagtGGTGTTGGACGTGACCTTGTCTTACTTCTTTAGGACTACATGGCAGTGCACGTTTAAGACTAGATGCTTTGCAGTTGTTCCTGTAAAACACAGTGACTAACAATTATTCACAGGGATGGCTCAATTGTGGTCTACAGGAATTGCCTTGTGATCCCACTTCAAGTAATGATTTTGTGGAaactaaaacaaaccaaagaggtaacagaaaagcagacagaagCAGCTGATGATTGACTTAGAGTGGACACTCCTGCTACTCGTTACTGTGTCTTCATAGACTCTGGTCTCCGCCACCTTTAAGTAGTAGGTGGTAGAGTCATGTTAGCCAGGATCCTTTGTTGCTCTGCCAGTTCACTGTGTCACTTTACATGTAATTAATTAGTTTTAATCCTTAGATTCTTCTGCTGTTCATGTTGGCCTCAAAGAAATACTAGGGCTTGTAACCTATCTTACTATCTCTTTCCTGTACAGACACTCCTGTCCTAAAGCCAGTATCTCTCTTGCGGAAATGTGATATGAACAGTGCTTCACTTGAGCCAGACACCTCTACacctatgaaaaagaaaaagggatggCCCAAAGGCAAGAGCCGGAAACCTATCCACTGGAAGAAAAGGCCTGGGCGGAAACCAGGATTTAAATTGAATCAGGAAATCATAGCTGTTTCTACACAGGAATGCATAGTTGAACCCATAGTCCCCATTAAACCAGGACGTAAACCCAGAACtcaagagaatgaagaaattgTTGAGGTAAAGGAGGACTTGtcggaagaaaggaaggaggagatgCATACGGAACCAGATGAGGAGGCCGAAGAGGAAGAGGATACCACCAGCAGTGACATTAGAGCCATGTCCCCACTGGACAGCAGCAACAGCCCTGATGCAGAACCAAAAGAACCTgaggcagaagaggaagatgagaagccTTTGGATGATCAGAGGCAATCAGAGGATGAGCCTCAAGAGCTGGAAGAacaggagcaagaggaagaggatgaagtgACCACAGAGGCAAACCAGAATGAAGACCATGATGCTGATGACGAGGATGACGGCCACCTGGAATCACTAAAGACAAAAGAGCCAGAGGAGCAGCCAGCTAGAGAAAATGGAAAGGAGGAGCCTGGCATTCAGGAATCTTTTTTAGATGCAAACATGCAGGACAGTAGGGAGAATATAAAGGATAAAGATGAAACTGAACCAGATTCTGAAGAGGAACAGCCTTCCCATGAGGCATCTGTGGTGTCAGAGACCATGCCAGGCTCTGAGGAGGACCATGAAGAAGACTCAAACACTAAGGAAGAGTTAATTGAgctaaaagaggaggaagagatccCACACAGTGAACTGGACCTAGAAACTGTACAGGCAGTGCAATCTTTGACTCAAGAAGAAAGCAGTGAGCATGAAGGAGCCTACCAGGACTGTGAAGAAACTCTTGCCGCTTGCCAGACTCTGCAGAGTTACACCCACACTGATGAGGATCCCCAGATGTCAATGGTTGAAGACTGTCATGCCTCAGAGCATAATAGCCCGATATCCTCCATCCCATCTCATCCTAGCCAGTCAGTCCGCTCCGTCAGCAGCCCCAGCATGCCTGCCCTGGAGAGTGGCTACACACAGATCAGCCCGGAGCAAGGATCCCTGTCCGCACCGTCTATGCAGAACATGGAGACCAGCCCCATGATGGATGTGCCTTCCGTATCCGACCACTCTCAGCAGGTGGTAGACAGCGGTTTCAGTGACCTGGGCAGCATCGAGAGTACCACAGAGAACTACGAGAACCCAAGCAGCTATGACTCTACCATGGGCAGCAGCATTTGTGGGAATACTTCCTCTCAGAGCAGCTGCTCCTATGGTGGCTTGTCTTCTTCAAGCAGCCTCACCCAGAACAGTTGTGTTGTTACTCAGCAGATGGCAAACATGGGCAGCAGCTGCAGCATGCTACAGCAAACCAGTGTCCAGCCAGCGACCAACTGCAATATCAAGTCACCTCAGACTTGTGTGGTGGAAAGGCCTCCCAGTAACCAGCAGCCACCCCCGCCACCACccccgccgccaccaccaccgcagcagcagcagccacagcagcagcaacaggcgGCTCCACAACCTCCCCCACCACAGCCGcctcaacagcagcagcagccccctCCACCACAGCAGCAGCCCCAGCCCCCACCACcaccgcagcagcagcagccccctCTGTCGCAGTGTAGTATGAACAACAGCTTCACTGCAGCTCCCATGATCATGGAGATCCCAGAGTCTGGAAGCTCTGGGAACATCAGTATCTACGAGAGGATTCCAGGGGAGTTTGGTGCTGGCAGCTACTCTCAACCATCGGCCACCTTCAGTCTAGCCAAGTTGCAGCAGCTGACGAACACCATTATGGACCCTCATGCCATGCCTTACAGTCATTCTCCGGCTGTGACTTCCTATGCAACCAGTGTTTCTCTGTCTAATACGGGACTGGCTCAGCTAGCTCCATCTCATCCCTTGGCCGGGACCCCTCAAGCACAAGCCACCATGACTCCACCCCCAAATTTGGCATCTACTACTATGAACCTCACGTCACCTCTGCTACAGTGCAACATGTCTGCCACCAACATTGGAATTCCTCACACTcagaggttgcaagggcagatgCCAGTCAAGGGGCACATTTCTATCCGTTCCAAGTCTGCACCTTTACCCTCTGCAACTGCACACCAACAGCAGCTGTATGGCCGCAGCCCACCAGCAGTTGCCATGCAGGCTGGCCCTCGTGCGTTGGCTGTTCAGCGTGGCATGAACATGGGGGTTAACTTAATGCCCACTCCAGCCTATAATGTCAATTCCATGAATATGAACACCTTGAATGCCATGAACAGCTATCGAATGACACAGCCCATGATGAACAGCAGTTACCATAGTAACCCTGCCTACATGAACCAGACAGCACAGTATCCTATGCAGATGCAGATGGGAATGATGGGGAGCCAGGCCTATACCCAGCAGCCTATGCAGCCAAACCCTCATGGAAACATGATGTATACTGGCCCCTCCCATCACAGCTACATGAATGCTGCTGGCGTACCCAAGCAGTCACTTAACGGACCTTACATGAGAAGATGAGCGAGGTGAACTTGCAGTTaaagcttaaatatatataaataaaggaaCTTTTTATACTGACAAACCAGAGAAAAAAATGGACCTTTTTTCCAGTTAAAATATTACTGTAGAGTTAGAGGAGTTTTTctttggtttattattattactgtttttgttttgtttttagaaaacctGATCTCTTTTTGGGGGTTCGACTttgttttgggtgtttgttttcttcacagtCTTGAACATTTACAGTAGAACTCATCTAAAGATGGATTTGGGTAGGGAAACATGCACAAAACCTTTCATAATCAAAAGGAGCCTTACTTTCTTTATACACCACATGGACAGAATTTATGTAAAcgtgaatttatttttattttaaaatgtatgtttcccCTCACTGTCTGCAGCTCCCAGTGTTGTCATTGTTACATGTTATATTTACATCTCAAGGGTCAGCCAGACCCTTTCCTCCAAGCCCAGCCTTCATTTCCCACGTCATTCCAGCAGGAGGCACTTAGGGGAACTGGGGTGGGGACGTGGAGAACAACCCAAGCTCCTTAAActtaatgttgttgttgttattattattattaataaagtgAAGCAGGTAATGCTTCTCCTTGTAAaattccctcccctcctccacacacacacacacacacacacacacacacacacacactccctctggAAACCTTTCCCCAAAATTGTTTTTAGGTAAGCTTCATTGAAATTGTTTTTCCTTAATCAAGTgtaatataattcttttttttttttttttaatattcccaCTCAGCACTCAGAGACACAAAAATACTGTAAGTCTCACTTAACAGCAGAATCTCAGAGGAAAGCTGTTTGCAATCCTACTCCAGCCTTTGGAGGACACAGATGGTCAGCTAACAATCAGAAAGGGGAAATGAACCTCTTGGGTTTTACCACCTGGTGAATCAGCCATAACAAACATGCACACTCCACTCACCTCTTTTTAGTATGTACTTGGAAATGTGGACTAAGGGTCTCGTGCTTGCACCTTTGACTCTGGTAACCCTCAGAGCAAGCCCCTGTGATTTGCCTGTCCTATCTTATCCATAGTTTCCATGAATGACTGTAGTATCAGTGACTTAGAAAACCCCTGGTGCAGAAGGAGTCCCAAGGGAGATGATGGTGTGACTTTTGTAGCTGCAGAAGTGATGCGTAACTCTCGTTTTCATTTTGTCTTGAGATCCTGAATCCACCCCAAGAACCAGTGTGCACTAGCCCCTCTCCTGTGAGGATGAGCAAGGAGAGACCCACCACCAGCATAGTAGGGCACAGCTGGCAGTAGGGCTTCAGGAGGCTCACATGTTGTCTCACTAGTTTGCCCGTTCTCTTCCTACTCGCTCCAGGGATAGgtaaaaaactatatatataattataattatatatatattgtctatTCCATCATTAGAAGATGGAAACTATTATACCACTCGGTATGTGCAGTCAAATATCCAAAAGGAGGACAGTGCTTACAGAGACGCCTGTAAGCATAAACTCCCTCctttatttgtacattttatatagGTAAATTTTTAAAGTACTAATTAGGCATTACATTTTTTCAAATGCACAGGTTTGTTGGGCTTTTTTATAGACCTTAATTGGCTTTCTCAATTAAGTGTGTTAGATAGAAAAGCAGAATTCCACACTGTACCGCTATCAACTCTGAGCATGTGCAAGGCTGCGTAGGACCCAGTTTCTCTGTATATACTGTTCCGGTTCCCAGTCATCTCTGTAGAATGTGCACCGTGCTGCCCTCTCCCACATCTTCAGCTATGTCATTGCTTCCTGGATGGGATGGGgcagggatgggagggagggaagggaggtcTGTTTGGGAGGAGGGTGGGTCAAGGCAGAAGGAGAAGCTGTTGAAATGAGGGCCGTGAATTCACTTTCTGTTGGTTTGCAGTTGtgtttgggtttctttgttttgttttgttttgttttgtttttaaattgaatcAGGCAGCTCCCTTTTCCGCAAGCCTCTTTGTGACTGTAGAactattgtagaaaaaaaaatacgttcttttctatattataaaagaaaattatccaACACGGTAATATTGGTACCTGTCATTTTTtcacttctgttttaaaaaaatgtatttttagcaaGATAACTTGGGTAATcttctaaaaaagaaatttaaaaactcacTTGTTAGTGACTTTGATGCCTTTTAAAATAAGAGctttttcatttcattccatctttaaaattttttatctttgttgtagaatattaaaaactattttaagaaagataaaaattCTCTTTAAAGAGATCTTTAGAGTGTGTGAATAGAGCTCCAGATGCCTCTAAAAGCCGCATGTACAAACTAAGTCTATTCCTGTCTGTTTATATTTGCTTTTCCTGTTTTGTAACCTCTTTGTACTTGTTCCTGGTGACTTGTAAGCTGAGGGGAGGGGTGCCTAGACGCCTTTGTATTTCTCCATGTCACATGCTCCTGGCCAGGaggcctccctccctctccttgtaTGTAAtatcttttccccctttctagCAAGTACTTTCAAAAGAACTCTGtacattttaacataaaaaaaaaataaattatgttgaGCCATTTTGGATGTCTGTCTTGCCTGTGGaatttttctctcaaatgttTGAGACTTTGCAGGATTCTTGTTGCACTCGGAGACGGGGAATTAACCTTTCTCATGGTCATTATAGTGTCCATTCATATGAGGGGTTAAATACCAACACAAGCTGGGTGGTGGTTGTCCTTAGGCAGGATCTTACTCTGTAGgcctcactggcctagaacttgctgtagaccagggtggccttgaacacaTCCACCTCTGCCTGCCTTGAGAGTCCCGGATcaaaggggtgttggattttcatttcccccttttctaaagaaaatatagtaacTTGAGTTTTCTGGAGAAATCCATTTGAAAACTTAAAGGGTATGCAGTACTTACACAAAAAGGGAAACACAGTTACAATAACAGCTATGTAGTTTTGTATAAATTGTTATGACTTTGATAATTACATAATACTTTCTACTTatggtttgttttttatcttaaaaGATTCATTTCAGCCAAATGTGTAATTCAGTCGATTCCAAAGTTTATAGTGAGTTGACCGCAAGGGCCAGATCCACTCCATTCCAGTATGCTACCTTAGTATTCTTTGTCAATTTCCATACAAGTATATAGCGTACATTAAGGGTATCCCCTGCTTCCTCCTCACCTCCTGTTCCTCACCTCTCCCATCTTGTCTCTCCTCCATGTTGCCACAAACACTATCTACTTTTGTGTCATACGTGCATGCATGATTTTGTGTGTATAGAGTCTGGGGAACTGCAAAGTACACTCAGGACTTCAAcattgttccctccctccctccctccctccctccctccctccctccctccctccctccctccctccctccctccctccctccctccctccctctttgtgTCACTGCACTTACTTTCCCACTAGAATTTTGGATATAAAACAGTCCAGAAGATGAGACTTAACTATAGGAAATTGGCCTTTCCTGTAGTAGAGGGATGGGGTAGGGATGGGTTTGAGTGGCCATCATGATTTACATGGCCTGGCACGTCAAGTAAGCAATTAAGGAAGTGTATGTGGATCTTGGCAGATGCTTGGTCTGAGTCCCATGCTATGGAAATTACATAGGGTGTCTCTGGCATCTCCAGCTGGTTGGATCCCTTCCTCCTTGCCTTCACTGAGTTGCAGTCTGTCACTACACCGCATCATTTTCTGTGGGTGTCAAAATGTGTTGCTTGCTTTTGCTACTGCAAAGTACTGACTTTCAGTTAATTCAACATAAAGTAATTCTGTTTTTCTTGCAAAGGAGACGATGAACCAGAAGGTATAAACATTCTTGACACCTCACCGTCGtagatttaaacatatttaaaaataggtcTGTTTATAGCCAAGTTATGAGCGGTCTCTGTATAGAGAGGTGCTCCAGATGGCAGGTGTGAAAGGAAGTGCAAATACACTGGATTAATACTGCTGAGAGTCTTGCCTGTCAACTGTAGAGCTGACTGTCACAAGTCCAGTCATTAGAGTGCCAGGAATCCTGTTCCTGGGTATCCCAGTAAGTTCCCACTTCCTTTGTAGCACGGTGACCATTGTGTTTTGTGAGGCTGACAGTGTAGCCCATTAAATGAAAGTTATTTTAGATATCTATCCCCTAAGTACGGTTAGGTCAAGTCTGTTACTTTTTTCATATTCCTTCTAATCTTTTGTAATATGGAAGATGTGGGTCACTGGTGATGACTGTTTTGTAGAAACAACAAAAACGACCACCCTTGGCAGAACCAAACATGTAGGGCCTGAATCTGGAAAGTAGTGGGCTTCAGGGAATCCTGAAACAGGCCCATAGACAGGAGCCTGTTTGGAATTTTTCATGTTGGCGAATGAGTAGAATGTATGAGTACTCTCATCCAATTAAAAGCACACAGTCCCCTGAGGAAAACCCACCCCATTTGCTAATACTTTCCTTTTAAGGGTCAGGCTTATGTAAGATGGTATAGTTACATAATGTGGCACAGACCAGTGGATGGTGGTTTGTAGTTTCTTTTTCCAGAGGTACAAATTGGGGCTTAATGGAAATTCCTCACTCCTTATTAAAGGAGTCTAAATAGTGGTGTACATATTACATAAAGCTTCAGAAAGGTGTCAGCTTGATTTCATACCTGAAGTACGAGAAGCCCAGAGGTAGAATAGGCTTTCAtttgagatattttaaaatataaaacaggagGAGTCATAGTGGATTATTTCCCTGTGGCCAGTGTGAATACACATTCTGAGTGAATTACATTCTTGGTATTTCAGGGAGAAACACTAACATTTAGCTATGCTAAGTAGACATTCCCAGTGCTACATTTATACTCTGTTCTCTGGGTTGATGTTAATTGCAGCCAGCCATCtttagttttatgtatatattgcCTGCTCTTAGAATGTACACAGCAACCAGCTGCAGTGCTTAATGTACTTGTCTggaatttctattaatatacacTGAGAAATTGACAGCTGCTTAATGTTGGAAGACAAACCATCCACTCAACACCTCTCACATTTAGTTTGGCCTTTAAAaaaagagctttttaaaaagatgaaggcGTTGCCTCATGCATAAACCAGTCCTAATTGTTCAAGTGATCTGTTAACTGGAGTAAAAGCCAAGTAGGATGCGGCATACACCCTTGTAGCTCAGTGttgggaaggaagaggcaggattCTGACCCCAAGTAAAAAGCTTTCAAAAACAGCATTgatacacataaacaataaacCTGGCAATGTCTTTGCTGTATAGATCTATCTGCCTAAAGTGACCAGATTTGCCGTCTCTAAAAGTTTAAATTGTAAACCGGACCAAGGACCTGAAAGAGATTTAAGGATGTCAGCATATGTGCAGTGCATAAGCCTAAGGTGTATACATTAGTATATCTGTTTGAGGCCAGCGCCTCTTCAAACATAAGCCAGAGCCAGACAGGCACTAAATTAAAAAGCTTTTCCTTAGCTCTTAAATGTGTGGAGCTACTTTTCACTGGGAAGACACCATTTTAaacagtcttattttttttttaaagatttatttatttatttatttatttagtatctatcttcagacataccagaagagggcatcagatcccattacagatggttatgaaccaccatgtggttgctgggaattgaactcaggacctctggaagagcagtcagtgctcttaacctctgagccatctctccagcccttaaacaGTCTTATTAAGAGGGATTTTGTTCCTATATGTCTTttaaagctttgttttgttttgattgagacagggtctccctaagtagctctgactgtcctggaaatcactatgtataCCAAGTTGACCTAGAACTCATGGAGATCATCCTACCTgtgtcctgggtgctgggattaaaggcatgtgctaccatgccaagctccttgttaatttttttaacctCTATTTTACGTGTGTGGGTGTTTTCCCTGCACGTATGTTTGTACATCACATGCATTCAGTgcctatgaaggccagaagaaggtgtgggATCCTCTGGGATTAGAGTtaacagataattgtgagccaccatgtgggtgggtgctagaaatcaaacttgagtcctctagaggaacagacagcttgctcttaacatctgagccatctctccagcacttcccATCCCTGTGTCTTTCTTAATTAAGCCTTTTCAGTTgcaaataaagtgtgtgtgtgtgtgtgtgtgtatatatatatatatatatatatatatatatatatgaccatGTAGAGCCATGTATAAAGTATCTGTGAAGATAAATTAGGTTTTCAAACGAGCAGCCTAGTAATTCTCCACCTTGACCTAGAAGACCCCATTTTTATCCCAGCCTTCCCTACCAATCAAACAAAGGTAATTGCCAGACACGCAGGTACATAGACACTATTTTATAACTTTGTGCAGTCTCAGTTACCAGTTTTGTCTTCTTGTGctgtttttaactttataaaaatgatatcCTATACATTTTGCACGTGGCATCCTTCAACTCTGAAGAGATTTGAGATACTTGCTGCCTC encodes:
- the Kat6a gene encoding histone acetyltransferase KAT6A isoform X2 yields the protein MARSKGPFSKVRTGPGRGRKRKITVSSQSASSSEEGYLERIDGLDFCRDSNAPLKFNKKTKGLIDGLTKFFTPSPDGRKARGEVVDYSEQYRIRKKGNRKSSTSDWPTDNQDGWGDKQENEERLCGSQEILTERDMELFRDIQEQALQKVGVTGPPDPQVRCPSVIEFGKYEIHTWYSSPYPQEYSRLPKLYLCEFCLKYMKSRTILQQHMKKCGWFHPPANEIYRKNNISVFEVDGNVSTIYCQNLCLLAKLFLDHKTLYYDVEPFLFYVLTQNDVKGCHLVGYFSKEKHCQQKYNVSCIMILPQYQRKGYGRFLIDFSYLLSKREGQAGSPEKPLSDLGRLSYMAYWKSVILECLYHQNDKQISIKKLSKLTGVCPQDITSTLHHLRMLDFRSDQFVIIRREKLIQDHMAKLQLNLRPVDVDPECLRWTPVIVSNSVVSEDEDEEADEGEKEEPQGQERELETRVGKSVSRENKDQDSSSLIESEKKPEVKELASSSRLSKQALPRDSLPANSQPPRRGRCGRRNRKTQERFGDKDSKMLVDETLSASQEQYGECEEKSETSQERYTEMEEQLAAPQVQVDGKPDIPKGRFSESVELWRGQLKKSPETLKCRLPEGNDRLPCCYTDGDRAVFRGFSESSEEEEEPESPRSNSPPILTKPTLKRKKPILHRRRRVRKRKHHNSSVVTETISETTEVLDEPFEDSDSERPMPRLEPTFEIEEEEEEEDDDNELFPRGYFHCLSSQDILRCQSSSKRSSKEEEEEEEESDDADDTPVLKPVSLLRKCDMNSASLEPDTSTPMKKKKGWPKGKSRKPIHWKKRPGRKPGFKLNQEIIAVSTQECIVEPIVPIKPGRKPRTQENEEIVEVKEDLSEERKEEMHTEPDEEAEEEEDTTSSDIRAMSPLDSSNSPDAEPKEPEAEEEDEKPLDDQRQSEDEPQELEEQEQEEEDEVTTEANQNEDHDADDEDDGHLESLKTKEPEEQPARENGKEEPGIQESFLDANMQDSRENIKDKDETEPDSEEEQPSHEASVVSETMPGSEEDHEEDSNTKEELIELKEEEEIPHSELDLETVQAVQSLTQEESSEHEGAYQDCEETLAACQTLQSYTHTDEDPQMSMVEDCHASEHNSPISSIPSHPSQSVRSVSSPSMPALESGYTQISPEQGSLSAPSMQNMETSPMMDVPSVSDHSQQVVDSGFSDLGSIESTTENYENPSSYDSTMGSSICGNTSSQSSCSYGGLSSSSSLTQNSCVVTQQMANMGSSCSMLQQTSVQPATNCNIKSPQTCVVERPPSNQQPPPPPPPPPPPPQQQQPQQQQQAAPQPPPPQPPQQQQQPPPPQQQPQPPPPPQQQQPPLSQCSMNNSFTAAPMIMEIPESGSSGNISIYERIPGEFGAGSYSQPSATFSLAKLQQLTNTIMDPHAMPYSHSPAVTSYATSVSLSNTGLAQLAPSHPLAGTPQAQATMTPPPNLASTTMNLTSPLLQCNMSATNIGIPHTQRLQGQMPVKGHISIRSKSAPLPSATAHQQQLYGRSPPAVAMQAGPRALAVQRGMNMGVNLMPTPAYNVNSMNMNTLNAMNSYRMTQPMMNSSYHSNPAYMNQTAQYPMQMQMGMMGSQAYTQQPMQPNPHGNMMYTGPSHHSYMNAAGVPKQSLNGPYMRR